DNA from Pseudomonas putida:
TCGTGCGAGTTCGCGCCGCGTCTTGCCGTCGCTACCGAATTCCCGGTTGTCGATGTCGTGCGGGCCCCAGTGCTCGCCATACTCGTAGCCGCGATCCTTCAGCACCTTCATGTAGTGCCGCAGGCCTTCGCCGCTGTTCTGATAGAAGTCGACGACGTGGTACTCCTCGCCGACGATCCGGACGAACCAGATAGCCGTGGAGTCGCCCACACCGATGTCCCAGAACGTGTGCACCGGCAGGTGGCTGTTGTCCGGAAGCTTCCCGATGCGCTGGGCGGCGTAGAGCTTGGTGAACTGCTTGGCGTAATAGGCGCCCTCGATCGTCTGCTGGAATGCCTCGGCAGGGATCGACGGGTATTCCCGCTTCATGTCGTCGCCGAGGGTCTTTTCCTTGGCGGCGTACCAGGCGCGCTGGCCTGGGTTGGTGACGATGCCGTGCTTGGCGGCCAGGTCGTCGAAGTACTTGGCCAGCCGGTCCGGGATGACTACATCGGTCGGGTCAAGCCAGTAGAGCGGGTTCCGCCACCAGCTGAAGAAGAAGAACTTCCAGTCCAGCAGGCCCAGGGGCACGCCGGCCAGCTGCTGCTTCTCGGCAGACTGGCTGTAGTCGAAGAAATACCCGGCCCGTCCTTCCGCCGTCGATTCGATGGTGACGAAGCACTCGGCTGCCACGGCCTCGAACGCACCGGTGACGATCTCCCGCGCCTTGTGCGGGAACTTGGCGCAGATCTTCCCGAACTCGGAAACGTGCAGGTAGCGCAGCGTGCCGCCCCGGAAGGAGGTGGACACGTAAAGCGACCCGCCCTTGCTGAACACCAGCTCGCCTGCGGCGTCGTTGCGTGCCGGATTCGCTGCCTTGATCTCCTTGGGCAGGTGATCGTAGGCGTACTTCACCTTCTCCCGGAATAGGCGCTTGGCGTCGTTCAGGGTGTGGGCGATCAGGGCGCACTTGGCGGCCTCGAACAGCGCTGCGTCAAGCTGGACGATGCAGACCAGGGTGGTGAAGCCAAGCTGCCGGGCCTTGAGGATGATGTTGCGGGTATGGAGGCCGCTGAAGTACTCAATCTGCTCCGAGGTCATTCTAAATCTGACTTTTTTGCCAGATTTATCTGTGATCATGTAAAGATTATTGAGCCTCCAGAACTTGTCTCTCAGCCGTTCAAGGTGCTCCTTGGACAAAGACATTGCGCTGACTCTCCATGCCTGTCGGAATAGCCGTTTTGCTCATTCCAGGCAATTCGCGCTTCAGCTGCTTCCCGTCGCGTGACGAAAGTACCGATGCTGATGTTCTTTCTCACCCCGTCAACCAGTTCGGTAGCCTGGGCACGCCATCTGCGCTTGTCTTTCAGGTAGACGACTCCGTTGACACCGCTAGTGTTAGCTCTGCTCATCGCTGCATTCCTGTTGTTCACAGAAAGCGTGGCGGGCCTGAGGTTTGAAATGCGGTTATCTGTGGCGTCTCCATTGATATGATCCAGGGCCAGTGGCGCCTCGCCATGCACGTAAGCCCATGCAAGCCTGTGCGCATAGAGCAGGGTGCGATTGATCCTTATAACGCAGGATGAATGCCCGTCTTTATTGGTCTTGATCGACCCAGCCGGGCGGCCTGCGTATTTCCCATGGAAAATATTGAATGCCCGATCACTGGCGAATCTATCTCGCGGCCTGGACTTCCAGGTGAATGAGCCGTCGTCAGGGTTGTAATCGAGGTCAGACCTAAGCAAGTCGACATCAATAGGGTTATTGATGATCTCGTATCTGGATTTCATAGCTATCACCGTAGCTGCACCGAATGGGGGATGTGCAGCAGGGAGTCGGTGAACTCCTCTTCGGCTGGCCGGCCTAGCTGCACCCGTCAATCATACATCACCCAAGCCCGGAGGTCAGGCATCCTTCGAAAGTTCATCCATCAGCTGCGACAGTTCATCGGCGTCTTTCGACTGCTCCTTGTCGTCCAGGCCGAATGCAGTTCGCTCGAGCACCTGTAGGTTCTTCATGGCCGAGGACAGCTGGAAAAGGGTCTTGGCGTTGCTCGGAAGGCTCACCGCCCCAAGCATCGCGCTACGGCGGAAGCCAC
Protein-coding regions in this window:
- a CDS encoding terminase, encoding MSKEHLERLRDKFWRLNNLYMITDKSGKKVRFRMTSEQIEYFSGLHTRNIILKARQLGFTTLVCIVQLDAALFEAAKCALIAHTLNDAKRLFREKVKYAYDHLPKEIKAANPARNDAAGELVFSKGGSLYVSTSFRGGTLRYLHVSEFGKICAKFPHKAREIVTGAFEAVAAECFVTIESTAEGRAGYFFDYSQSAEKQQLAGVPLGLLDWKFFFFSWWRNPLYWLDPTDVVIPDRLAKYFDDLAAKHGIVTNPGQRAWYAAKEKTLGDDMKREYPSIPAEAFQQTIEGAYYAKQFTKLYAAQRIGKLPDNSHLPVHTFWDIGVGDSTAIWFVRIVGEEYHVVDFYQNSGEGLRHYMKVLKDRGYEYGEHWGPHDIDNREFGSDGKTRRELAREGYEIDGQRYSLTFQVVPKLGVDEGIEQAREILPNCAFDEAKCEEGITALESYRKEWDDKRGCWKDKPLHDWSSHPSDAFRYFAVAKTKRSVVKRVPITFTF
- a CDS encoding HNH endonuclease signature motif containing protein, with translation MKSRYEIINNPIDVDLLRSDLDYNPDDGSFTWKSRPRDRFASDRAFNIFHGKYAGRPAGSIKTNKDGHSSCVIRINRTLLYAHRLAWAYVHGEAPLALDHINGDATDNRISNLRPATLSVNNRNAAMSRANTSGVNGVVYLKDKRRWRAQATELVDGVRKNISIGTFVTRREAAEARIAWNEQNGYSDRHGESAQCLCPRSTLNG